The Jiangella alba genome includes the window CCGCACGTGGACGGTGGGCGACACGACGGCCGCGGCGGACTCCGTCGTGCCGGAAATCACCGGCTCGACGCCCACGATCCGCCCGGTCGCCGGCGACGAGGTCGTGTTCGTCGAGACCACCCACCCGTCGGGCCGCGTCCTGGACGTCGCGTGGACGCTGAACGGCGCGGCGGTGGCCGCGACCGGTGACGGCCGGACGCTCGACCTCGGCGCGCTGGAGCTCCCGGCCGGCACGCACGAGCTGACGGCGACGGTGACCGACCCGGCCGCGCCGGGCGCCTCCGACGCCGCCACCTGGACGGTCGACAACGCGCTGCCGACGGCGCCGCGCACGCTGTCCGAGCCGCTCACGACCATGACGTCGGACTCCGGTCACGGCATCTACTTCGACGGCTGGGACATGTGGCTGCAGCCGCAGGACGACCGCGCCGGCTACGAGGGCGAGCCGTACGTCGTCGGCGAGCTGCGGCTCAACGGCGACGGCTGGTTCAACTACTTCGGGTTCCCGGAGCAGCCGATGCCGGAGTCGCCGTTCGAGTTCCGCCACTCCGGCCAGGTCGTCAAGGCGCTGACCTACGGCAACCTGGGCACCGGCGGGCTGTCGAAGGCCGCGTTCGAGCAGAACTACGGCCCGGGCGACCCGAACGGCCCGTTCGTGCCCGGCTACGGCACGCACACCGTCGAGCACCGCGCCGTCGACCCGGCCGGGAACATCGGCGAGGCGGAGTCGTACACCGCGACGGTCCTGCCGGGCGCCGAGCTGGCGTGCACCCAGACGATCACCGGGCCGCGGGCCGGTTCGCTGCTGGTCACCAACGGCGTGACCTGCCTCGACGGTGCGACGGTGGCCGGCACGGTGACCGTCCGCTCCGGCGCGTCGCTGGTGATGCGCGACAGCACCGTCAGCGGCAGCCTGCTGGCCGACGGCGCCGCCGAGGTCCAGCTGCTCGGCTCGACGCTGGCCGGCCAGGTCCGCGTCACCGGCACTGTGAACGGCGTCACCGCCGCCGGGTCGACGTTCCGCGGCTCGGTCACGCTGGCTGGCAACGGGCGGGTCCCGGGCAACGCCTCGGAGCAGCGGTTCACCCAATACGGCGAGGCGTACGGGCCGATCCTGGCGGGCAACTCGTTCGCCGGCCGGCTCAGCTGCTCCGGCAGCAGCGCGCCCGTGCGCGACTTCGGCGCGGCGAACGAGCGGCGCGGCCTCGCGACCGGGGAGTGCTCGGCGCTCTGACCCAGCGCCGGTGCCTGACGAGGCCTGGGCCACCCCGTGGCCCGGGCCTCGTCGTACCTGGTCACAACGGTCTAGCCGGGTCAGGTGGGCGGGCGTACGGTCGAGGCATGCCGAGTGCGATCGCCAACGGCGTCGATCTGTACTACGAGGCACACGGGCAGGGGCCGGTCATCCTCGGCATCCACGGCAGCCCGGGTTCGGCCGTGTTGTGGGAGCCGGCCGCCGCCGAGCTCGGCACGCTCGGCACCTGCGTCGTCTACGACCGCCGGGGCTACGGCCGCAGCGGCGCACCGGCGCCGTTCGACGCCACCGACCTCGACGAACAGGTGGCCGACGCGGCCGCGCTGCTGGACCGCCTCGGCGCCGAGTCCGCCGTCGTCATCGGCCGGAGCACCGGCGGGCTGATCGCCCTGGAACTCGCCCGTACCCGCCCGCAGCGCGTCCGCGGGCTGGTGCTGCTCGAGCCGGCGCTGCTCACCGTCGACGACGACACCCGGGCGTGGGCGGCGCGGCTGCGCGCGAAGGTCCTCGACGCCGCCGGCGACGACCCGGCGCACGCCGCCGAAGCCGTCGTCCGGGTCGCACTCGGCGACGACACCTGGGAGCGGCTGGACCCCGGCGTGCGGGAGCTGCTGCGGGCCGGCGGCCGCGCCGTCCTTGCCGAGATCCGGGGCCGGGGACTCGACCTCAGCGCCGAGCCGCTCGCGCTCACCGAGGACGACCTGACCGGCATCGACGTGCCGGCGCTGCTGGTGTCGGCGTCCGGCTCGCCCGCCCCGCTGCACCGCGCGGTCCAGTGGCTCGCCGCCGGCCTGCCGAACGCCGCGGCCGCCATCGTCCCGGGCGGCCACCTCATCGATCCCGCGCACTCCGTCGTCCTCGAGTTCGTCGGCCGGATGACCGCCTAGTCTGCCCCGATGGGGTTCACACGGGCCGAGCTGGAGGCGTTTCGCGACCACACGCTGCCGGACCTGGTCGGGCCGGACCTGCGGCTGCTGTTCGTCGGCATCAACCCGGGCCTCATGACGGTGGCCGTGCAGACGCACTTCGGCCGGCCCGGCAACCGGTTCTACCCGGCGCTGCGGCGGGCCGGCATCACCGACGGCCCGGACGACCTGACCGGCCGCGGCGTCGGCATCACCAACCTGGTTGCCCGGGCGACGGCGCGGGCCGACGAGCTGAGCGCCGCGGAGCTGCGCGCGGGCGCCGTCGCGCTGGCGGACAAGGTGGCCCGGCTGGGGCCGGCGGTGGTGGCGGTGCTCGGCATCACCGCGTACCGGACGGCGTTCGCACGGCCGCGGGCGGTGGCCGGCCGGCAGCCCGACGGGCTCGGCGGCGCACAACTGTGGGTGCTGCCGAACCCGAGCGGCCTGAACGCGCACGAGACGCCGGACAGCCTGGCGGCGGCCTACCGCGAGGCCGCCGTCGCCGCCGGCCTAGGGTGTGTCTCCCAAGTCCATGGCCTACTGCGCGACGTCCAGGCGGCGCCTCGCGGCGTTCTCGTCAGTCGTCATAGAACCCCGCTATGACTCCCTCCTCGGCCTTGCGATGCATCCACCTGGACGCCGCTCGCTACGGCCGAGACTTGGGAGACACACCCTGGACCTCGCCCCCGTCAGCTGACCGCGACGAACGTCCCGAGCCCGATCATCAGTGCCCCGCTGCCGGCCCGCTGGCGCACCTGCCAGCGCTCGCTGCGCGCCAGCCGGCCGTGCAACCGGCCCGCGGCGAGCGCCACCGTCACGTCGGCGGCCAGCACGATCACCACCACGATCAGCCCGAGCACGGCCAGCACCATCGCCGGGTGCGCCCGCTCGGGATGCACGAAGTGCGGCAGCAGCGCCATGAAGTACAGCGCCGTCTTCGGGTTCAGCGTCTCGACGACGACACCCTGCGCCAGCGGAGACCGTGCGTACACGTCGTCGCCGGCCATCAGCGCGGCGCCTCGCCGCTGCCGGATCGCCTGCACGCCGAGCACCGCCAGGTAGCCGGCGCCGACGTACTTCACCAGCGCGTACGCCGCGGGACTGGCGGACAGCAACGCGGCCAGCCCGGCGGCCGCCGCGCACACGTGCACGACGGTGCCGATGGCGTTGCCCAGGGCCGACTCCAGCCCCGGCCGCCGTCCGCCGTGCAGCGTCCGGGCCAGCACGTAGAGCATCGCCGGTCCCGGTGTCACGGCGAACACCACCGCCGTGCCCAGGAACACCATCCATTGATCCGTCGCCGGCACGATCGTCCTCCCGACGTCCCCCGTCGCGTTCGGTCAGATCCTGCGGCGGCCCGGTTACAGCGCGCTTTCTCGCCGCTTTCCTGCATCGCGAGATACGGCTGCCCGGCGGCAATGCAGTGCGATAGGGTCCCGGTCAACCGGAGGATGGGCGGTTCGTGCGTTTCGAGGTCTTGGGTCCACTGCGGGTGCGGTGCGAGTCCGGCCCCGTCGCCGTCTCCGGTTCGCTGCGCCAGGGCGTGCTGGCCCTGCTCCTCGCCCAGTCCGGCCGCCCGGTGCCCGCCGACACGCTCGTCGACGCGCTCTGGGGTGACGACGCCGGCGACGGCGGCTCGAAGCTGCAACTGCACGTGCACAAGCTGCGCCGCCTGCTCGACACCCCGGACCGCCTCTCGCACGACGCTGGGGCGTACCGGCTGCGGGTCGGGGCGGGTGAGCTCGACGCCGAGTCGTTCGCGTCGATGGTGGCCGAGGCGGAGACCGCCGGCCCGGACCGGGCGGCGGACCTGCTCGGCGACGCGCTGGCCCTCTGGCGCGGCGACGCCTACCAGGGCCTCGACCTCCCCGCGCTGGCCGCGGAGATCCAGCGGCTGACGGAGCTGCGCCTGGTCGCGCAGGAGCGGCTGGCGGCGGCGGAACTGGCCCGCGGGCGCGGCAGCGCCGCCATCGCCCAGCTGACCGACCTCGTCAGCGCGCACCCGCTGCGCGAACGGGCGCACGCGCTGCTCATGACCGCCCTCTGGGCCGGCGGACGCCAGGCCGACGCCCTCGCCGTCTACCGCGACGTCCGCCAGGCGCTCGTCGACGAGCTGGGCCTCGAGCCCGGAACCGAGCTGCGCGACCTCGAGCGCCGCATCCTCGCCGGCGAGGACGCACCGGACGCCGGTCCGGCTCCCGCGGCGCCGATCCCGGCCCAGCTGCCGCCGGCGGCCGGCGTCTTCGTCGGCCGCGACGCCGAGCTGGCCGAGCTCTCCCGCATCGAGGGCGGGTCCGGCGGCGCGGCGCGGATCGCCGTCGTCACCGGCACGGCCGGCGTCGGCAAGACGGCGCTGGCGTTGCGCTGGGCGCATCGAGCCGCGGCCGGGTTCCCCGACGGGCAGCTCTACGTCGACCTCCGCGGCTACGGCCCGGACCAGCCGGTGCGCACCGACGACGTGCTGGCCCGGCTCCTGCGCGGGCTGGGGGTCGACGGCGCGGCCATCGCCGCCGACGTGGCGGAGCGAGCGGCGCAGTTCCGGACGCTGGCCGGCGGGCGGCGGCTGCTGGTGTTCCTGGACAACGCGTCGTCCGCCGAGCAGGTCCGCCCGGTCCTGCCCGGCTCGGGTTCCTGCTTCGTGGTCGTGACCAGCCGCGACGCGCTGGGGGGACTGTCGGTCCGCGAGGACGCCCACCGCATCGACCTCGACCGGCTGACGAGCACCGAGTCGGCCCTGCTGATGGACTCGCTACTGGGCGAGCGGCCCGGCGACGCCGTCACGCGCATCGTCGAACGCTGTGCGGGGCTGCCGCTGGCCCTGCGCATCGCGGCGGAGCGGGTCCGTGAGCGCCACGACGGCGACATCGGCGACCTCGCCGACGAGCTCGCCGACGAGCAGGTCCGGCTGGACCTGCTGGAGGTCGGTGACGACCCGCAGGCCTCGGTGCGGTCGGTGTTCTCGTGGTCCTACCAGGGCCTGGACGCCGAGGTCGCCCGGGCCTTCCGGTTGAGCGGCCTGCACCCCGGCAACGACTTCGACGCGTACGCGGTCAGCGCCGTGACCGGCGAGAACGACCTGCGCTCCACCCGGCGCCGGCTCCACGCCCTGGTGCGGGCCCGGCTCGTCGACGACATCGGCGGCGGGCGGTACCGGCTGCACGACCTCCTGCGCGTCTACGCCGCCGAGCTGACCCAGGCCGAGGACGGCGCGGCCGCCGGCACCGCGGCGTTCGCCCGGCTGGCCGGCTTCTACGTGCAGGCGGCGGCTCGGGCGATGGCTGCGGTCTTCCCGGGCGACGCCGCGGCCCCGGTGACGCCGGCCGAGCCCGTCGTCCTCCCGGACCTCGACGACTACGACGCCGCGATGCGGTGGCTCGACACCGAGCGGCTCGTGCTGCTGTCGGTCGGCGACCACGCGCCCACGCGCGGCCTGCCGGGGCACACCACCGACCTGTCGGGGGTGTTGTGGCGCTATCTCGACCTCGGCGGGTACTACGAGGAGGCGCGGTCGCTGCACGGCCGTGCCCTGGACGCGGCCCGAACCGCGGCCGACCGCCACGGCGAGGGCTGGGCGCTCGGCGGCCTGGGCCTGACCGCCATGCGGATGCGCGCGCCCGAGGCCGGCGACCTGCTCAGGTCGGCGCTCGCCGTCCACGAGGCGCGGGGTGAGGGCCGGGGACAGGCCATGGTGCTGAACTACCTGGCCGCCGTCGACTTCTTCGACGGCCGGAAGGACGCCGGGATCTCGCACCTGCGGCGGGCCATCGCGCTGTACGACGAGCTGGGCGACGAAGCGCTCGTCGCCCGGCCGCTGAACAACCTCGGCGGCTTCTACCGCATGGTGCGCCGGTACGACGACGCCATCGAGTGTCTCGAGCGAGCCCTCGGCGTCGCGGAGCGGTGCGGCGACCGTCCGTCCGTCCCGCACATCCTGCTGGAACTGGGCGCGCTGTCGCGCATGACCGGACGCTTCGACGCGGCCCTCGACTACGCGCAGCGGGGTCTGCGCGCGACTCGCGAGCACGGTGTCGCCCGGCTGGAGGGCATCGCGCTCTCGGACCTGGGCCTGGCCCACGGCCGGCTCGGCGACCGCGAGCGCGCGTTCGACTTCCACCGTCAGGCGCGGCAGGTCGCCGAGCGGGACCGGCTGCCCGAGCTCTGGGCGGAGATCCTGATCGCGGCCGGCCGGACGCACCGGCTGTTGGGGGAGGACGACGCCTCGGTCGGCGCCTTCGAAGAGGCTCTCGCGCGCTTCGACCACCCCTCGGCGTTCACCACCGGTGCGGCGTTGCAGGAGCTCGGTGAGGTGTACGCGGCCCGCGGCGACCACGCCCGGGCGCTGGACCACTGGGGCCGCGCCGTCGTGGTCTTCGACCGGATGCACCGGCCGGAGGGCGCAGAACTGCGCTGCCGCATCGCCGAACTGGGCGGCATCCCACCTGGTGACAATGCTCTTGAGGAGCAAACCAGTCGTTGACTACTGTCGCCGGATGAGTCGTCAGAACCCGGCCCGCGGCGTCGCCTACGTCGTCCTCGCCGCGGTGTTCTTCTCCGTCAACGCGTCCATGTCGAAGGTCGCGCTGGAGGCGGGGCTGGACCCGTCGGTGCTGGCGGCGCTGCGCTCGACCGGCGCCGCGCTGATCCTGCTGGTGGCGGTGGCCGTCATCGCGCCCGGGCGGCTGCGCATCGGGCTGCGCGAGCTGCCGTTCCTGCTCGTGCTCGGCGTGGCCGGCGGTGCGCTGGTGCAGTGGCTGTACTTCACGGCGATCGACCGGCTGCCGGTGGGCATCGCGCTGCTGCTGGAGTTCACCGCACCGGCGATGGTCGCGCTGTTCAGCTGGGCGGTGCTGCGGCAGCGGATCCGCCGGCAGACCTGGCTGGGCATCGGCGTCGCGCTGATCGGCCTGGCGCTGGTGGCGCAGGTGTGGACCGACATCGGGCTGGACACCGTCGGCGTGCTGGCCGGGTTCGGCGCGGCGGCCTGCCTGGCCAGCTACTACCTGGTCGGCTCGCGGATGTCCGGTCACCGCGATTCGCTCTCGCTGACGTTCTGGATGTTCGCGTTCGCGGCGCTGTTCTGGGCGGTCGCGCAGCCGTGGTGGACGGTCGACCTCGCGCCGCTGGGCCGCGAGACGTCGCTGCTGGGCGCGTTCGACGCGGTGTCGGTGCCGGCGTGGTCGACGGTGCTGTGGATCGTGGTGTTCGGGACGATCGTCGCGTACGGGCTGAACCTCGCGGCGCTGCGGCACATCTCGCCGACCGCGTGCGGCGTCATCGGCATGTCCGAGCCGGTCGGGTCCGCCGTCGTGGCGTGGGTGTGGCTCGGGCAGAGCCTGTCCGCCGCCCAGGTCGTCGGCGGGCTGGTGGTGCTGGCCGGCATCGCCCTGGCGGAGCTCGGCGGCACGGGCACGCCGCCGGAGGCGGAGCCGGACCAGGCGGCGGCCGGCCTCGCGCCGTTGTCGCCCGAGGCCGCGGCGGCGCCGCACTGATGGCGGTCACCGAGGAGCGGGCGCAGGCGGCCCGCCCGGGGCGTGGCGCGGCCGTCTCGGCGGGCGTGATGGCGCTGCTCGTCCCGGTGCACGGGTTCCTGGTGGCGGCCGTGGTGCTGGCGGCCGGGCGGTACGACTCCAGCGGGCAGGGCGGGCCGTTCCGCTCCTGCACCGCCGACTCCGTGTCGTGCGACGGCCCGAACCACGCCATGATCGCGGTCGCCGCCGCCGTGCTCGCCGGCATCGCGTGGGCCGTCGCAGGGCTCGGCGTGCGGGCCGGCCGCTATCCGCGCCGGCGGCGAGCCCGGGCCTGGCTGACCGCGCTCAACGTGGTGGTCGCCGTGGTGGCCGCGGCGGCGTTCTGGCTGCTGCAGCGCGGGTGACGGACGGTACGGTGGGAGGCGTGCTCTCGCCCCACTTCGTCGTCGCGGCGGTGTGCTTCCTCGACGCGGAGTCGCGGGTGCTGACCGTCCGCAAGCGCGACACCCACGCGTTCATGCTGCCCGGTGGCAAGCTCGAGCCCGGCGAGAACCCCGCGGCGGCCGCCCTGCGCGAGGTCGACGAGGAGATCGGCGTCGCGCTGCGCCCGGCCGACCTCACCTCGCTGGGCGTCTGGACCGCACCCGCCGCCAACGAGCCCGGCGCCTCGGTCACCGCCACGGTGTACACCGCCACCCTGCCGGCCCCGCCCGTCGCCGCCCGCGAGATCGCCGAGCTGCGCTGGCTGCACCCGGCCGGCGCCGCCGCGGTGGCACCCCTCCTCCGCGACCACGTCTTCCCGGCGCTGCTCAGCGCGTAGGACGGCCCGGCGCGGCGACCCGGAGGGCGTTGTACCGGCAGGCGTCGGCCAGCCGGTGGTCGTAGGTGATCATCAGCTCGACGTCGAGCACGAATGCCGTGGCCAGGTGGATCGCGTCGAGCGAGCGCAGCACCGATGGCCGGATGCGCCGGGCCAGGCCGACGATGTCCTCGGTGACGTGCCGCTCGGCCACGCCGGCCAGAGCGTCGTCGACGCCGTCCTGGACGACCAGGCCCTCGGTGACGCGCAGCAGGGCGCGGCCGACCTCGAGCCCGGCCAGCGACGACGTGACGATGGCGTCGCCGTCGTCGACGTGTTGCTCCAGCGCCTGCTCGAGCGCGTCGGACTCGTCCTCCTGGAGCGCCCGTTTGAGCAGTGCGCTGGTGTCGACGTAGACGTGCACGTCAGACCCGGTCGTCGCGGTCGAGCAGGCCGGCCGAGGTGACGCCCGGTGGCGGCGTGAGCCGCCGGGACGGACGCCGGTACGGCGTGCGCGGCGGGCGGACCAGCTGGGCGGCGACGAGCCGCTCCAGCTCCCCGGCGCCTTCGGGCGCCTCGCGGCGATGTACCGGCTCGGTGCCGAGCCCGGTGTCGATGCCGAGATAGCTGTCGGCGTACTGATCAGAACCAGGTCTCGACGACGTCGGTGACGATGGCGTCGGGGCTGGCCAGAGCGATATGGCGCCACTTGTCGAAGGTCGTGCAGGGGTGCGAGATGCCCAGCTGGACGCGGTCGCCGACGGTGAGGATGGTACCTGGTGGTACCGCCACGAACGCGTGCTGGTCGTTGAGCGCGGTGACCTCGGCGCCGTCCAGCGGGCGTACGTCGGCGGTGCCGCGGGGGAGCACGGCCAGCGGGATCGGCAGGCCCTGGTCGAAGGAGGCGTCGCGGCGGCCGACGTCGAGGAAGGCGCGGCCGGGCTCGGGCGCCGACACGACCGTGCCCCAGACGGTGAGCGCGGCCCGCAGCCGGGCCGGCGCGTCCGGGCCGTCCAGCGGCGAGTTGCGGCGGAACATGCCGGAGTCGTGCGTGACGTAGCAGCCGCTGCGCAGGATCACCCGCCCGCCGCCGCCCAGCACGTCCGCCACGACGTCGTAGAACATGCTGCCGCCGGCCGACAGCACCACCTCGCCGTCGACGTCGGAGGCGACCGAGGCGCCGGCGGCCCGCAGGGTCTCGAGGTACTCGCGGACGGCGGCCATCGACGGCGGCGTGCGGTCGCCCGCCACCGAGCCCTCGTACCCGGCGACGCCGGTGAGCCGGACGTTCGGCGAGCGCCCGATCGCGGCCCGGACGGCGTCGCGGCCGGCGGCGTCGCGGGTGCCGGTGCGCCCGCCGGCCTTCCCGACCTCCAGCAGCACGTCGGCGACGGCCCCCGCCGAGGCGAAGGCGTCCTGCAGGATCGACACCCCGTCCACCGAGTCGACCCAGCAGCGGAACCCGAACCCACCCGCCACCTCGCGCGCCACCCAGGCCGCCTCGCCGGGCTGCACCAGCTCGTTGGCCAGCTGCACCGCGGGCACGCCGTGCGCCCGCATGACCCGCACCTGGGCCGGCGTCGCCGCGGTGATGCCGGTGGCGCCGGCCGCCAGCTGGCGGCCGAACAGCGCCGGCGCCATCGTCGTCTTGCCGTGCGGCTGCAGCTCGACGTCGTGCTCGCGGCACCACGTCGCCATGGTGGCGAGGTTGTGCTCCAGCGCGGCGTCGTCGAGGACGGCGAGCGGGGTGGGCAGTTCGTGGACGGACCGGCCGATGATCGAAGGCGTCACGGGCGTCACCGTACCGGGTAGGTGCCCCGCAGGTTCACCGAGGAGTAGGCGATGTGCCTGGTCAGCGGATCGGTCGCCAGGGCCGCCTCGGTGACCGGCAGGTGCTGGTGGGTCTCGTTGTAGAGGCGGACGAACGCCTCGGCGAAGTTGACCCCGGCGGCCCGGCCGGCCTCGCCGTTGTACGACTCCACCAGCTTGCGGGCGAACACGCCGTGGTAGCCCTGGCTGACGAACTGGTCCATCGCCGCCAGCTTGGTGCCGACTACGCCGGTGATGTCGACGTAGCAGTCGTTGCGCACCCCGTTGAGGCTGAGCGCGTCCAGGTTGTACACCGGCAGGCCGGTGAGGAACACCTGCCGCACCGGCACCTCGTCGCGGCCGTCGAGGTTGCGCAGGTAGGTCCCGGCGCGGGCGAGCGCGGCCAGCGCCATGCCGGTCGCGACGGAGTGCGCGTCGAAGTAGGCGGGGCTGCGCGGGTGGTCGGCGATGACGATCTCGGGCTGCTCGGCGGCGAGGTGCTCGGCGATCTCCTCGACGACGTCCTCGTGGACGGTCGCGTAGGTGTCCTCGTGGTCCAGCGTGATGATCCGGTCGATGCCGATGATCTTGGCCGCGCGGTCCAGCTCGTCCTTCTTGTTCGCGACGATGGCGTCCAGGCCGGCTGCCGCGACGGCGTCGTCGGGCGCGTCCTTGCGCCACTCCTCGGCGTACTTGTTCGCGTGGATGCGCCCGCCGTGGCTGAGGATCAGCGCGACCACCTCGTCGCCGCGCTGCGCGTGCTGGGCCAGCGTGCCGCCGCAGTTGGTGATGGTGTCGGCGGGGTGGGCGTAGATCGTCATGATCTTCATGGAGGTCTCCAGGTTCCGAAAGTGCGCCAACGCGTGCCAGGAGCACACACGGAACATCATTCCATGTCAAGGCCGCGGCTGGCCGGCGGGCTCACGCGCGGTCCAGGACCACCAGCTCGCTGGCGTAGTCGCCGACCAGCCCGACCCGCAGGCCGTGATGCATGAGCAACGCCCCGCTGTACCGCGTCCCGGTCGCCCCGTCCACGTACACGGCCGCGGGGTCGAGGCCGCGCAGCCGTAGCTGCACCGTCCGCCGCAGGTGCCGCACCGACGGCGCGAACGCGAACACCGCGACCTGATGACCGGACGGCGACCGGTAGCTGAGCGCCGTCACGTCGTCGGGCGCGCCGCTCAGCCGCCGCATGACGCCGTATTGCACCGTCGCCCGCACCTGCTTGTACTGCGCGACGTACTCGGCGGCCTCCGCCAGGTCCGCCGACGGCCAGTGCGCCAGGTTCCCGCCGATGCCCAGCAGTCCCGTCATCGCCGAGTGGAACCGGAACCGCAGCGGGATCTCGCGTTTGGTGAGGTAGGTGGGGGAGTCGGTGACCCAGGCCATCATCGTGTGCGGTGAGTGGGCATAGGTGTAACCGTGCTGGATCGACAGCCGCTCCAGCGCGTCGGTCTGGTCGCTGGGCCAGACCCACTCGGTGCGCGCCATGACGCCGAGGTCGGCCCGGCCGCCGCCGGACGCGCAGCTCTCGATCCAGACGTCCGGGTGCCGGGCGCGGACACGGTCGAGCACCTCGTAGAAGCCCTCGACGTGCGCGAGCCAGACCGAGCCGTTGCCGACCCCGTCCGACGCCTCGGTGAGTGGCCGGTTGAGGTCCCACTTCAGGGCGTCGATCGGCGCCGACGACAGCAGCGCGTCCAGGGCCTCGACGAGGTGCGTGCGGACGTCCGGGCGGCTCAGCGCCAGCAGGTGGGTCTGCCGGGCGAGGGTGCGCGGGCGGGTCGGCCACTGGTAGATCCAGTCCGGGTGGGCGCGGAAGAGGTCGCTGTCGGGGCTGACCGCCTCGGGCTCGACCCAGACGCCGAACCGCATGCCCAGCGCGTGCACCTCGTCGGCCAGCGGCGTCAGGCCGTCGGGGAAGGCGGCACGGTCCGGGGTCCAGTCGCCGATGCCCGCGCTCTCGTCGTCGCGCCCGGCGAACCAGCCGTCGTCGACGACGAACAGCTCGGCGCCCAGGCCGGCCGCCCGCCGGGCCAGCTCGAGCTGCGACTCCGGGCGGACGTCGAAGAACGTCGCCTCCCAGCCGTTGTAGAGGACCGGCCGGACGACATCGGGTCGCGGCACGACGAACCGGCGCTCGTAGGCGTGCCAGCGGTCGGTGAGGTCGTCGTGCCCGGCGGACGTGTACACACCGACGGTGACGGGGGTGGTCCACGACGTGCCCGGCGCCAGCGGGTGCCGCAGGTCGAAGTCGTTGACGCCGGTGGTGACGTGCAGCCGGCCGTCGTAGGCGAGCTCGGCCGCCAGCCGCCACGAGCCGCTCCACGCCAGCGCGACGCTCCAGACCGCACCCGCCTCGTCGCCCGCGCCGGCGTCCAGCGCCAGCCACGGCTGCGCCGCGTGCCCGGGGATGCCGCGCCTCGACTCCAGCACCAACCGGCCCGGACCGAGCGGGCGCCGCGTCACCTGCGTCTCCGCCGCGTACATGCCGGCCAGCCAGGTCGCCTCCCAGCGCGGCTGCCAGGGCAGCCCCCAGCTCGCGGAGTACGCCCGGTCGAGCGCGACGAGCGTCTCGCCGTCGTTGACCAGCGTGGTCCACCGCTCCAGTGCGCCGCCGCGAACCCTGTAGTGCAGGTCGGCGGCGAACGGGTAGTGCCGGTCGGCGAGCCGGACCGTCAACTGATCGGCGCTGACGGTGTGCGACCGGTAGGCCAGGTCGAGCGCGCGGACGCCGTCGGCGAACTCCACCTTGAGCGCGGTCTCGTCCAGCCTGCGCCCGCCGTGCGCGACCAGCTCCTCGGCGTGTGCGCGCGGGCTGGACCAGGTGTTGGAGCCGAAGTCGCGCGCGTCGTCGGCCAGCAGGGCGGCGACGTCGGCGGGCTCGAGCGGCCCGCCCCAGTGCAGGTGGCGCAGGTCGCCGTCAGGGGTGACGGCGAGCGCGTAGGCGAACCCGTCGCCCCGCAGCAGGAAGGCGTTCCGGTCGGTGAGGTGGTGGACGGCCGTCACGCCGAA containing:
- a CDS encoding alanine racemase is translated as MTPSIIGRSVHELPTPLAVLDDAALEHNLATMATWCREHDVELQPHGKTTMAPALFGRQLAAGATGITAATPAQVRVMRAHGVPAVQLANELVQPGEAAWVAREVAGGFGFRCWVDSVDGVSILQDAFASAGAVADVLLEVGKAGGRTGTRDAAGRDAVRAAIGRSPNVRLTGVAGYEGSVAGDRTPPSMAAVREYLETLRAAGASVASDVDGEVVLSAGGSMFYDVVADVLGGGGRVILRSGCYVTHDSGMFRRNSPLDGPDAPARLRAALTVWGTVVSAPEPGRAFLDVGRRDASFDQGLPIPLAVLPRGTADVRPLDGAEVTALNDQHAFVAVPPGTILTVGDRVQLGISHPCTTFDKWRHIALASPDAIVTDVVETWF
- a CDS encoding PIG-L deacetylase family protein, producing the protein MKIMTIYAHPADTITNCGGTLAQHAQRGDEVVALILSHGGRIHANKYAEEWRKDAPDDAVAAAGLDAIVANKKDELDRAAKIIGIDRIITLDHEDTYATVHEDVVEEIAEHLAAEQPEIVIADHPRSPAYFDAHSVATGMALAALARAGTYLRNLDGRDEVPVRQVFLTGLPVYNLDALSLNGVRNDCYVDITGVVGTKLAAMDQFVSQGYHGVFARKLVESYNGEAGRAAGVNFAEAFVRLYNETHQHLPVTEAALATDPLTRHIAYSSVNLRGTYPVR
- a CDS encoding alpha-galactosidase; this encodes MTAVHHLTDRNAFLLRGDGFAYALAVTPDGDLRHLHWGGPLEPADVAALLADDARDFGSNTWSSPRAHAEELVAHGGRRLDETALKVEFADGVRALDLAYRSHTVSADQLTVRLADRHYPFAADLHYRVRGGALERWTTLVNDGETLVALDRAYSASWGLPWQPRWEATWLAGMYAAETQVTRRPLGPGRLVLESRRGIPGHAAQPWLALDAGAGDEAGAVWSVALAWSGSWRLAAELAYDGRLHVTTGVNDFDLRHPLAPGTSWTTPVTVGVYTSAGHDDLTDRWHAYERRFVVPRPDVVRPVLYNGWEATFFDVRPESQLELARRAAGLGAELFVVDDGWFAGRDDESAGIGDWTPDRAAFPDGLTPLADEVHALGMRFGVWVEPEAVSPDSDLFRAHPDWIYQWPTRPRTLARQTHLLALSRPDVRTHLVEALDALLSSAPIDALKWDLNRPLTEASDGVGNGSVWLAHVEGFYEVLDRVRARHPDVWIESCASGGGRADLGVMARTEWVWPSDQTDALERLSIQHGYTYAHSPHTMMAWVTDSPTYLTKREIPLRFRFHSAMTGLLGIGGNLAHWPSADLAEAAEYVAQYKQVRATVQYGVMRRLSGAPDDVTALSYRSPSGHQVAVFAFAPSVRHLRRTVQLRLRGLDPAAVYVDGATGTRYSGALLMHHGLRVGLVGDYASELVVLDRA